One Silene latifolia isolate original U9 population chromosome 4, ASM4854445v1, whole genome shotgun sequence DNA segment encodes these proteins:
- the LOC141651596 gene encoding uncharacterized protein LOC141651596 — protein sequence MGITTNPMCDICRLHSEDHHHLFYTCEYALACSRILQKALGISLPGPGLIQWFSRARRSKFQRRYIGACYVGMFYYIWRIRNEARIDHYIRAPAQVVQLILSEVHSRFTRRNCNKLKHSDIDWLNSIR from the coding sequence ATGGGGATTACCACTAATCCCATGTGTGATATCTGTAGGCTCCATTCTgaagaccatcatcacctgttTTATACTTGTGAGTATGCTCTTGCCTGTAGCAGAATTCTTCAGAAAGCATTGGGGATTTCTCTTCCTGGACCTGGTCTGATTCAATGGTTCTCACGAGCAAGGAGATCAAAATTTCAACGCAGGTATATTGGAGCTTGCTATGTTGGTATGTTCTACTATATCTGGAGGATTAGGAATGAAGCTCGAATAGATCATTACATTAGAGCACCTGCTCAGGTGGTCCAGCTCATTTTGTCTGAAGTGCACTCTCGTTTTACTAGAAGAAATTGCAACAAGTTGAAACATAGTGATATAGACTGGTTGAATAGCATTCGCTAG